One Methanoculleus sp. 7T genomic window carries:
- the purN gene encoding phosphoribosylglycinamide formyltransferase, translated as MERKRPVGKKRIAMLASGRGSNFQAVIDAVAAGDIPAICVGLVTDNPKAYAIERARSAGIPVTVVDYARFPSKAAYEEALLAAMRNCRADLFVLAGYMRILGAGIVHEFSGRMMNIHPALLPAFAGLHAQRQAVEYGVKVAGCTVHLVDEGMDTGPIVVQRCVPVLPDDDESTLADRILVEEHKALPYAVKLFCEDRLEVVDRRVQVR; from the coding sequence ATGGAGAGAAAGAGACCAGTTGGTAAAAAACGAATAGCGATGCTCGCCTCAGGGAGAGGATCGAACTTTCAGGCAGTGATCGATGCCGTCGCAGCCGGGGATATCCCGGCGATCTGCGTCGGCCTCGTCACCGACAACCCCAAAGCATACGCGATAGAGCGGGCGAGAAGCGCCGGTATCCCGGTGACGGTCGTCGACTATGCACGGTTCCCCTCGAAGGCCGCCTATGAAGAGGCGCTGCTTGCCGCGATGCGGAACTGCCGGGCCGACCTCTTCGTCCTCGCAGGCTACATGCGGATCCTCGGGGCTGGGATCGTGCACGAGTTCTCGGGCCGGATGATGAACATCCACCCCGCCCTGCTCCCGGCGTTCGCCGGACTGCATGCGCAAAGGCAGGCGGTCGAGTACGGAGTGAAGGTCGCGGGCTGCACCGTCCACCTCGTGGACGAAGGAATGGATACCGGCCCCATCGTCGTCCAGCGGTGCGTGCCGGTCCTCCCTGACGACGACGAATCGACGCTTGCCGACCGAATCCTCGTCGAGGAGCACAAGGCTCTCCCGTATGCCGTGAAACTCTTCTGCGAAGACCGCCTGGAGGTCGTCGACCGGCGCGTGCAGGTCCGCTGA